One stretch of Prunus persica cultivar Lovell chromosome G1, Prunus_persica_NCBIv2, whole genome shotgun sequence DNA includes these proteins:
- the LOC109949259 gene encoding glycine-rich cell wall structural protein-like — translation MVVIMIMSSSGGGNNGGGCGSDGHGHGDGGDDGGRCHGGDSYYNMMVVEVVRVMVAAVVVVVAMVVDSDAGGGCGGGGGGGGYGDGNDHGKVVVVVTWWQDGGSRGGEIIS, via the exons ATGGTGGTTATAATGATCATGTCAAGTAGTGGTGGCGGCAATAATGGTGGAGGGTGTGGTAGTGATGGGCATGGGCATGGGGATGGTGGTGACGATGGTGGTAGATGTCATGGTGGTGATAGCTATTACAATATGATGGTAGTAGAGGTGGTAAGGGTGATGGTGGCAGcagttgtggtggtggtggcgatgGTGGTTGATAG TGATGCTggaggtggttgtggtggtggtggtggtggtggtggttatGGTGATGGTAATGACCATGgcaaggtggtggtggtggtaacATGGTGGCAAGATGGTGGTAGTAGAGGTGGTGAAATCATATCTTGA